GATAGAGGGTGGAGTCGCATTTCATCACAGATGCCTTGGGTCAACCACAACACAAATATCCATATACCCACGGGCCCCTGTGGGAGCTGCTGTGTGGTGATCCGTAGGAGCCAGGCTTGCCGGCGAAGGCGTCCTTGAGAGCGCCTTCGCCGGCAAGCCTGGCTCCTACGAAAAGCGGTTCACTCCACACAAGTCCGCTCCCACATCAGTTGGGGAGCGGTGCCTTTCTTAGTGCTGCAAAATTTTCGCGAGGAAGTGCTGTGTACGCTCGGCACGGGCGTTGATGTCGCCGAAGAACTCTTCTTTCTTGCAGTCTTCGATGATCTTGCCCTGGTCCATGAAAATCACCCGGTCTGCCACTTTACGGGCGAAGCCCATTTCGTGGGTCACGCACATCATGGTCATGCCTTCGTGGGCCAGTTGCACCATCACGTCGAGTACTTCGTTGACCATTTCCGGGTCCAGCGCCGAGGTCGGTTCGTCGAACAGCATGACGATCGGATCCATCGCCAGCGCACGGGCAATCGCCACACGCTGTTGCTGACCACCGGAAAGCTGGCCCGGGTGCTTTTTGGCGTGGGAGGAGAGGCCAACGCGCTCAAGCAGTTGCAGGGCTTTTTTGCTGGCTTCTTCCTTGCTGCGGCCCAGCACCTTGATTTGCGCGATGGTCAGGTTATCCATGATGCTGAGGTGCGGGAACAGTTCGA
This genomic stretch from Pseudomonas wuhanensis harbors:
- a CDS encoding amino acid ABC transporter ATP-binding protein; the encoded protein is MISIKNVNKWYGDFQVLTDCSTEVKKGEVIVVCGPSGSGKSTLIKCVNALEPFQKGDVIVDGTSIADPKTNLPKLRSRVGMVFQHFELFPHLSIMDNLTIAQIKVLGRSKEEASKKALQLLERVGLSSHAKKHPGQLSGGQQQRVAIARALAMDPIVMLFDEPTSALDPEMVNEVLDVMVQLAHEGMTMMCVTHEMGFARKVADRVIFMDQGKIIEDCKKEEFFGDINARAERTQHFLAKILQH